The segment CGCCGAGATAAAGAAGGTGATCGCGTCGATCAGAAACGCCGTCTCGTAGCCCGACCAGGCGACAATCATGCCCGCCGAGGCAAAGCCGAGCACGGTGGCGAACGACCGACCTGTAACCAGCAGGCCATTCGCCCGCACGCGCTGATCCTGGCCGACGATCTCAGGAATGCTGCTGCGGAGCGCGACGCCGGAGAGCGTGCTGCAGAGGCCAAGGACGACGCTCAACACATACAGGGTTTCAAGCTGGATTGTGGATGGGACGACCAGTAAGACCAGGAGTCCCAGGCCTTGCGTCACGTCGCTGACGATCATCAGCGGCTTCCGAGGGTAGCGCGCGACCAGATTCCCAGCCGCTAATCCACCAAAGAAGCTGGCGACCAGCCGCAGAGTCATGTACAGGCCCGTCTGCAATGCACTACCGGAGAGGTGGTAGACAAAGAGGCTGAGCGCGACCATGTTCAGAAAGCTACCAAACGAGGAGATGGCATAGCCGGCAACCAGGAAGTAGAAGTAGTAGAAGGCCGACTTGTTGGTCATCAGGATGGCTCCTTGTGCATCAGGTGACGTGCCTCATGGGTGCGAGAGCGGTGCTTCGCTCGCAGAAGAGACGATCAGGCGCGTAGAAGGTACGGGTGGGTCGTGATGTGGTAGCACGCATCGTTCGGCCACCGCTATCCCAGTTCCATGCTTGGGCAAGCATACGTCTCGCTGTGTCGCAAACCTGACGAAAGGCGCCGACCGTAGAGTCCTATTGAGAGGAGTATGCAAATGTATAGGATGTGTCAAAATCATACGGGGGGTGCGGCCAGTGTAGTAGAGAAGTAATAATTTGTCAAGATCGTACCGCTGCCGCGAGCCTCGGCCCAGGCAGCCCGCGCCGCTTGCTAACGCTCCGTCTGTGCCGAGATTGGGCTGGCAGGCAGGAGGTCTTTCCGAAGAAAGAAGTAGGTGCAATCTTCTGCGATCCCTTCGAGCGCGCCGAATACGCGATAGCCCTGCTTTTGATAGAATGGAGCGGCCTGATAGCTGAGCGTCTCCACGTAGGCTAAGACATGGCCGCGTGCTGCTGCGTAGGCTTCTAGCTCTCGTAGAAGGCTAGCGCCGTAGCCCTGACCGCGATACCGTTCGTCGACCCACATGGCGCTCACATGCACCGAGCGGCCCCACAAATCCCCGGATACGCCTCCAACAATGCGACTATCCTGATCACGCAGAAAGAACGCGACCGGGCGTGGTGCCTCATGACCACGCATGGCGTAATTGTAGCTGCGTACTCCGTTGACAATAAGGCCGAGCGCCTCGTTGGATGGCCGCTCGGTCATCTCTACCGTAACAACGTTCATCCTCATTGAGCGGCAAACATCCCAGCCGGTTGCCGTGGGCGGAGCCGCATCCTCCTTGCTCGGTGTCACCGTATCTATCGCACAGCTTTGCTACGATCGTCGTACGTATGGGCGACCGTAGTAGAGCGCCATCTCATTCTGACGTAGGTAGCCACAATTGTCAATAGAGGTATAGATC is part of the Herpetosiphonaceae bacterium genome and harbors:
- a CDS encoding MFS transporter, with protein sequence MTNKSAFYYFYFLVAGYAISSFGSFLNMVALSLFVYHLSGSALQTGLYMTLRLVASFFGGLAAGNLVARYPRKPLMIVSDVTQGLGLLVLLVVPSTIQLETLYVLSVVLGLCSTLSGVALRSSIPEIVGQDQRVRANGLLVTGRSFATVLGFASAGMIVAWSGYETAFLIDAITFFISA
- a CDS encoding GNAT family N-acetyltransferase, with product MNVVTVEMTERPSNEALGLIVNGVRSYNYAMRGHEAPRPVAFFLRDQDSRIVGGVSGDLWGRSVHVSAMWVDERYRGQGYGASLLRELEAYAAARGHVLAYVETLSYQAAPFYQKQGYRVFGALEGIAEDCTYFFLRKDLLPASPISAQTER